A window of Desulfonauticus submarinus contains these coding sequences:
- a CDS encoding tetratricopeptide repeat protein, which produces MKKTIFFFITLLLTPLLIPQSARGLVYFWQKKPQSERLVFEFQTLTSAPKVIRSNYRSISIKIPPAILQQEPKPAPVDLSFSHLVEKIIIQQSNIIIQTKTNAIGFISFWKKNEQKLYLDLFFDPLGKRWKPPANNKPKKTIKKVYTQKKTQSKLKKKALKIKKTNALPKANPQNLDKKQSSKDSTRQTPPPLKKQFTATGNIQNKTNLQNKKSPLFKLKAKIKRVSIENAVILRPIVKVSNQTNPSDQTTAQPIKQNKKPTSQQKPKSDSKVIQKKPSTTENNNVLSPDNATNASLPNADTPDFEDLLITAKAAIANGELNAALETLKSIINHPKLPENLKEDVYYTYANVLFDLYKDKLPEGFEQIVAAYERAINYNPKSLNVPNALLKLGYLNLQVNNIPEAKGYFNLLRDKYPYDPSVPLTYFYWGEYYFKHRQYQKSADLFQTFITKYPDNKVAEDAAIYLAKSLKKLQFYTQGLEIVQYIEQRWPRYYLKKPYFLLDSAFLYYKNNKFPQAKQRYLLYINLLPEGENVDIALARIGDIYLLQKHKKAAKKLYELAATNFPNKEGGLIAAMRLAEEGIYDKPSIKDMFSVFNRPYNLRPEKIYTTIIQKYPSSPLASLAKIKLAIWEIFNNHPEKSLSILKSFFDNPQKELKTKATEVALEAFTQILKKYLKAKNYNKIVYFVKTYPFLQKLFPYLQDEQKLLLATAYLELDKFKKAINIIYPILQKNPKLQSTKNALALALTLYLKLENWPKIIELGQKAKKWPLNKKQQEQVDFALALAYEKLKNINKSIPLWRKIASNIDTDAQKRAYALYFLANHYAKKRDWENVYVFSQEALSLFLEKAKNTEKDKIITCLKLLIQATSLTGRKTEALGWALELKKYLTETHPSWPAFQYQLALLYKENGDKNAWQNALKELIQKAQNSLYAQMAKEDLNIAKLKQQAKIFEAKKP; this is translated from the coding sequence ATGAAAAAAACAATTTTCTTTTTTATAACTCTCCTCCTAACGCCCTTATTAATACCCCAATCCGCAAGGGGGTTAGTTTATTTTTGGCAAAAAAAACCTCAAAGTGAACGTCTGGTCTTTGAATTTCAGACCTTAACAAGTGCGCCAAAGGTAATTCGCTCAAATTATCGCAGTATTTCCATAAAAATACCTCCTGCTATACTCCAGCAAGAACCAAAGCCTGCTCCTGTGGACTTATCTTTTTCCCATCTGGTGGAAAAAATTATTATTCAACAATCCAACATTATTATACAAACAAAAACCAATGCCATTGGCTTCATATCTTTTTGGAAAAAAAATGAACAAAAACTTTATCTTGATTTATTTTTTGATCCTTTAGGCAAAAGATGGAAACCACCTGCAAACAATAAACCCAAAAAGACTATTAAAAAAGTATATACTCAGAAAAAAACTCAATCTAAGCTTAAGAAAAAAGCTCTTAAAATAAAAAAAACAAATGCTTTACCAAAAGCTAATCCTCAAAACTTAGACAAAAAACAATCCTCTAAGGATTCTACACGTCAAACACCTCCTCCCCTCAAAAAACAATTTACTGCCACTGGCAATATTCAAAACAAGACAAACCTTCAAAATAAAAAGTCTCCTTTATTTAAACTCAAAGCCAAAATAAAAAGAGTTTCTATAGAAAATGCTGTAATACTAAGACCTATTGTTAAGGTATCTAATCAAACTAACCCATCAGATCAAACAACAGCTCAGCCTATTAAGCAAAATAAAAAACCTACCTCCCAACAAAAACCAAAATCTGATTCCAAAGTTATACAAAAAAAACCATCTACCACAGAAAATAATAATGTATTATCACCAGATAATGCTACAAATGCCTCTTTGCCCAATGCTGATACTCCAGACTTTGAAGATTTGTTAATAACGGCTAAAGCAGCCATTGCTAATGGAGAGCTAAATGCTGCTCTAGAAACCTTAAAATCTATTATAAACCATCCTAAGTTGCCTGAAAATCTTAAAGAAGACGTATATTATACATATGCTAATGTACTTTTTGATTTATACAAAGACAAACTCCCAGAAGGATTTGAGCAAATAGTTGCAGCATATGAAAGAGCTATTAATTATAATCCTAAATCTTTAAATGTTCCTAATGCTCTTCTTAAATTAGGATATTTAAATCTACAAGTAAACAACATCCCTGAAGCAAAAGGCTATTTTAATCTTTTAAGAGATAAATACCCCTATGATCCTTCTGTTCCACTTACTTATTTTTATTGGGGTGAGTATTACTTTAAACACAGGCAATATCAAAAATCAGCAGACTTATTTCAAACATTTATAACCAAATATCCAGACAATAAAGTAGCAGAAGATGCTGCCATTTATCTTGCTAAAAGTTTAAAAAAGCTTCAATTTTATACTCAAGGACTTGAGATAGTCCAATATATAGAACAAAGATGGCCTAGGTATTATTTAAAAAAACCCTATTTTCTTTTAGACAGTGCGTTTTTATATTATAAAAACAATAAATTCCCACAAGCAAAACAACGCTATCTTTTATATATCAACTTATTACCTGAGGGAGAAAATGTAGATATAGCTCTGGCTAGAATAGGAGATATTTATCTTTTACAAAAACATAAGAAGGCTGCTAAAAAATTATATGAACTTGCAGCTACCAACTTTCCAAACAAAGAAGGTGGTTTAATTGCTGCTATGCGCCTTGCTGAAGAAGGTATATATGATAAACCCTCTATTAAAGATATGTTTTCCGTTTTTAATAGGCCCTATAATTTACGTCCTGAAAAAATTTATACTACTATTATTCAAAAATATCCTTCTAGTCCTTTAGCATCTCTAGCGAAAATAAAGCTCGCCATTTGGGAAATATTTAATAATCATCCAGAAAAATCTTTATCTATTCTAAAGTCCTTTTTTGATAATCCTCAAAAAGAGTTAAAAACCAAAGCAACAGAAGTAGCTCTTGAGGCATTTACCCAGATATTAAAAAAATATTTAAAGGCAAAGAATTATAATAAAATAGTTTATTTTGTAAAAACATATCCTTTTTTACAAAAACTTTTTCCCTATCTTCAAGATGAACAAAAATTACTTCTAGCGACAGCCTACCTAGAGTTAGATAAGTTCAAAAAAGCTATAAATATAATCTATCCTATTTTACAAAAAAATCCCAAATTACAATCAACTAAAAATGCCCTGGCCCTTGCTCTGACTTTATATCTAAAACTAGAAAATTGGCCCAAAATTATTGAACTAGGACAAAAAGCAAAAAAATGGCCCTTAAACAAAAAGCAACAAGAACAAGTGGATTTCGCCTTAGCTCTTGCGTATGAAAAATTAAAAAATATTAATAAAAGTATTCCATTATGGCGAAAAATTGCTTCCAATATAGATACTGATGCCCAAAAAAGGGCTTATGCTCTTTACTTTTTAGCCAATCATTATGCTAAAAAAAGAGATTGGGAAAACGTATATGTATTTTCGCAAGAAGCACTTTCTTTATTTTTGGAAAAAGCAAAAAATACTGAAAAAGACAAAATTATTACCTGCCTCAAGCTACTTATTCAAGCCACAAGTCTTACAGGGCGAAAAACAGAGGCATTAGGATGGGCGCTTGAATTAAAAAAATATTTAACTGAAACACATCCTAGTTGGCCTGCTTTTCAATATCAACTAGCTCTTTTATATAAAGAAAATGGAGATAAAAATGCCTGGCAAAATGCTTTAAAAGAGCTTATTCAAAAAGCACAAAATTCTTTATATGCCCAAATGGCAAAGGAAGACTTAAACATTGCCAAATTAAAGCAACAAGCAAAAATCTTTGAAGCCAAAAAACCTTAG
- a CDS encoding sigma-54 interaction domain-containing protein yields the protein MNFNPYGILGNSPALQEVFKILEKVAPTDTTVLVTGESGTGKELLVRALHKNSQRKNKPFVPVNCGAIPKELLESELFGHEKGAFTHAIRSRAGRFEVANGGTIFLDEIGELDLSLQVKILRVIQEKEFERVGSNKTQKVDVRIVAATNKNLEEEVDKGNFREDLFYRLNVIPIHLPPLRKRGSDILLLANYFLKKFCTEKNREPLTLTSEVENLLLNYSWPGNVRELENFMERISILCEGTEVKIQDLPEKIIKTSKTSPSQKKQFLFPSLADMHNLNLNLKDFLEEIENKLILDALKKSNGVKNKAAELLGIKRTTLIEKIKKKKL from the coding sequence ATGAACTTTAATCCTTATGGTATCTTAGGCAACAGTCCTGCTCTACAAGAAGTATTTAAAATCTTAGAAAAGGTTGCCCCTACAGATACAACTGTCCTTGTTACTGGAGAATCAGGAACAGGTAAAGAGTTATTGGTTCGAGCATTACACAAAAATAGCCAACGTAAAAACAAACCATTTGTTCCTGTAAATTGTGGAGCTATCCCAAAAGAATTATTAGAATCTGAATTATTTGGTCATGAAAAAGGAGCCTTCACACATGCCATACGTTCTAGAGCTGGCCGTTTTGAAGTAGCCAATGGAGGAACTATCTTTTTAGACGAAATAGGAGAATTAGATTTAAGTTTACAAGTTAAAATACTCAGAGTTATTCAAGAAAAAGAATTTGAAAGAGTTGGTAGCAATAAAACTCAAAAAGTTGATGTACGAATAGTAGCAGCAACGAATAAAAATCTAGAAGAAGAAGTAGATAAAGGAAACTTTAGAGAAGATTTGTTTTATCGCTTAAATGTTATTCCTATTCATCTACCTCCGCTTAGAAAAAGAGGATCAGATATTCTCCTTTTGGCAAATTATTTTTTAAAAAAATTTTGTACGGAAAAAAATCGAGAACCTCTTACATTAACTTCAGAAGTAGAAAATCTTCTTTTAAATTACTCCTGGCCTGGAAATGTTAGAGAACTTGAAAATTTTATGGAACGCATATCTATCTTATGTGAAGGAACAGAAGTAAAAATTCAAGACTTACCTGAGAAAATTATTAAAACCTCTAAAACTTCTCCATCGCAAAAAAAACAATTTCTATTTCCTTCTCTTGCAGATATGCATAACTTAAATCTAAACTTAAAAGATTTTTTAGAAGAAATAGAAAACAAACTCATTCTAGATGCCCTTAAAAAAAGTAATGGAGTAAAAAATAAAGCAGCAGAACTTTTAGGAATAAAACGGACTACTCTTATCGAAAAAATAAAAAAGAAAAAACTTTAA
- the sfsA gene encoding DNA/RNA nuclease SfsA has translation MNKFQEVEIIFPKPLTRAFFIQRKKRFIIEAIHKLSGKKLWVHTNNTGSMLGLLKQNREILISKSKNKKRKLPYTLEAINIGGLWVGVNTSYPNKILKLLWEKKCLDEWKDISFQPEVFSGKSRLDACLGSGKDKIWIEAKNVTLVEDEVAYFPDAPTLRGANHLRELISLCQKGFKTYCIFLIQRSDAKCFSPADFIDSEYAKLFWQAVKIGVKVIPLKAKISPRGLTLINVLKIMTS, from the coding sequence ATGAATAAGTTTCAAGAAGTGGAAATTATTTTTCCAAAGCCACTCACAAGAGCTTTTTTTATTCAAAGAAAAAAGAGATTTATTATAGAAGCTATTCATAAGCTTTCTGGCAAAAAACTATGGGTCCATACTAATAATACAGGCTCTATGTTAGGCTTATTAAAGCAGAATAGAGAAATTTTAATTAGTAAATCTAAAAACAAAAAAAGAAAGTTACCATATACTTTAGAGGCAATAAATATAGGTGGTTTATGGGTAGGAGTAAATACAAGTTATCCGAATAAGATTCTTAAATTACTATGGGAGAAAAAGTGTCTTGATGAATGGAAGGATATTTCTTTTCAACCAGAAGTATTTTCTGGAAAAAGTAGACTTGATGCCTGTTTAGGGTCGGGAAAAGATAAGATATGGATAGAGGCTAAAAATGTTACTCTTGTGGAAGATGAGGTGGCTTACTTCCCAGATGCTCCTACGTTAAGAGGAGCCAATCATTTAAGGGAACTTATTTCTTTATGCCAAAAAGGATTTAAAACTTATTGTATTTTTTTAATTCAACGGAGTGATGCCAAATGCTTTTCTCCTGCAGATTTTATTGATTCAGAATACGCTAAATTATTTTGGCAAGCAGTAAAGATTGGAGTCAAAGTGATTCCTTTAAAAGCTAAAATTAGTCCTAGAGGACTTACTTTAATTAATGTTTTAAAAATTATGACTAGCTAG
- a CDS encoding ABC transporter ATP-binding protein: MLEIKNLSKTYEQKKFLKTTRLKVLTNINLYIKQGEIWGLVGESGSGKSTLARIIAGLEAPDTGSIVLENKTISFPRKSMPHIIQMVFQDPLSSLNPKQKIKNILDEPLKLNTNYPHKKRLQIIKSWLKNVNLLEESLEKYPHQFSGGQRQRIALARAFILQPKLIILDEPVSALDVSVQAQILLLLKQLQKQYKTTYLFISHDLAVIRYLATKVAVIYKGHILEQGLANEIFSSPAHPYTKLLLSCAPKLKGKISRILFKKHTKISSHQNICPFVDKCPVKKEQCLQNIPKSIQLSSTHSYVCLYK; encoded by the coding sequence ATGTTAGAAATAAAAAATTTAAGCAAAACTTATGAACAAAAAAAATTTTTAAAAACCACACGCCTTAAAGTTTTAACAAATATAAATTTATATATTAAACAAGGTGAAATATGGGGTTTAGTAGGAGAATCTGGTAGTGGAAAAAGCACTCTGGCGCGAATAATTGCTGGTCTAGAAGCTCCAGATACAGGTTCTATTGTACTTGAAAACAAAACTATTTCTTTCCCAAGAAAATCTATGCCACATATTATCCAAATGGTTTTTCAGGATCCTTTATCTTCTTTAAACCCTAAACAAAAAATAAAAAATATTTTAGATGAACCCCTTAAACTAAACACCAACTATCCCCATAAAAAACGTCTACAAATAATTAAAAGCTGGTTAAAAAACGTAAATCTGTTGGAAGAATCTTTAGAAAAATACCCTCACCAATTTAGTGGTGGGCAAAGACAACGAATTGCTCTTGCCCGAGCTTTTATTTTGCAACCTAAACTCATTATTTTAGACGAACCTGTATCTGCACTTGATGTATCAGTACAAGCACAAATTCTACTCCTCTTAAAACAACTTCAAAAACAATATAAAACAACTTATCTTTTTATCTCGCACGATTTAGCCGTAATAAGGTACTTGGCCACAAAAGTAGCTGTCATTTACAAAGGACATATCTTAGAACAAGGACTTGCCAATGAAATATTCTCCTCTCCTGCTCACCCTTATACAAAACTTTTACTTTCCTGCGCACCTAAATTAAAAGGTAAAATTTCTAGAATTCTCTTCAAAAAACACACAAAAATCTCTTCCCACCAAAATATCTGCCCTTTTGTAGATAAATGCCCTGTAAAAAAAGAACAATGTCTTCAAAATATACCTAAATCAATTCAACTCTCTTCTACACATAGCTATGTGTGCCTCTATAAATAA
- a CDS encoding ABC transporter ATP-binding protein, giving the protein MLEISGLNVSFLNQGGKNLPVLRDITLKMQKEESLALIGESGCGKTILALSIVKLLPPEAKICQGKISFLGQNLINYKEKQLLQIRGKQIGFIFQDPMTALNPVFKVGEQIGETLCYHFKLSKLQAKNKVLNLFEKIGFNEPKRIYNSYPHELSGGMRQRVVIALAICCNPKLIIADEPTTALDVTIQAQILDLLSKIKNKQKSAILFISHDLSLVSNVCQSLCVMYLGQIIEQGNLEVILDNPLHPYTQGLLEALPLLEKDKELSPIPGTIPPLSKIPKGCAFHPRCKHKLAICGKKNPPDIKFNNLQKVKCWLYR; this is encoded by the coding sequence ATGTTGGAAATAAGCGGGCTAAACGTATCTTTTCTTAACCAAGGGGGAAAAAATCTTCCTGTATTACGAGATATTACTCTAAAAATGCAAAAAGAAGAGTCCCTTGCTCTTATCGGGGAATCTGGATGTGGGAAGACAATCTTAGCTTTATCTATTGTAAAATTATTGCCTCCAGAAGCAAAGATTTGCCAAGGAAAAATTTCCTTTTTGGGACAAAATTTAATTAATTACAAGGAAAAACAACTACTCCAAATACGGGGAAAACAAATTGGGTTTATTTTCCAAGATCCCATGACTGCCTTAAACCCTGTTTTTAAGGTAGGAGAACAAATAGGAGAAACCCTCTGCTATCATTTTAAATTATCGAAACTCCAAGCTAAAAATAAAGTTTTAAATCTCTTTGAAAAAATAGGCTTTAATGAGCCAAAACGTATCTATAATTCTTATCCTCATGAACTAAGTGGGGGTATGAGACAAAGAGTAGTAATAGCTTTAGCAATCTGTTGTAATCCAAAACTTATTATAGCAGACGAACCTACTACTGCCCTAGATGTCACTATCCAGGCCCAAATTCTAGATTTGCTTTCTAAAATAAAAAACAAACAAAAAAGTGCTATTTTATTTATTTCCCATGATTTAAGTCTAGTCTCAAATGTCTGCCAAAGTTTATGTGTTATGTATTTAGGTCAAATTATAGAACAAGGAAACTTAGAAGTTATCTTAGATAATCCTCTTCATCCCTATACCCAAGGGCTTTTAGAAGCTTTGCCTCTTTTGGAAAAAGACAAAGAACTAAGCCCTATTCCAGGAACTATCCCTCCTCTTTCCAAAATACCAAAAGGATGTGCTTTTCATCCCAGATGCAAACACAAACTTGCTATATGTGGTAAAAAAAATCCTCCTGATATTAAATTCAATAATCTTCAAAAAGTAAAATGCTGGCTTTATAGGTAA
- the trmFO gene encoding methylenetetrahydrofolate--tRNA-(uracil(54)-C(5))-methyltransferase (FADH(2)-oxidizing) TrmFO — protein sequence MAVLVVGGGLAGSEAAWQLARLGIEVVLIDMKPNKFSLAHKEPFFAELVCSNSFRSEDLTSGVGLLKWEMRQLESLVLEAADKTKVPAGKALAVDRTLFSKYITKQLETSPLIQIKTYELKSLDDPFLQEFDSVILAVGPLPSEELAKELKVLSGGELYFYDAIAPIVSADSIDFSKVFWASRYNPEEKDYLNIPLTKEQYFAFIEELKNAKKVQPKEFEKELHFEGCLPIEEMVERGDLTLAFGPLKPVGLIDPNTGKQPFAVVQLRPENREKTAFNLVGFQTKLTYPEQKRVFRMLPGLEQAEFLRLGSIHRNTFVNAPRVLNHDLSLKQKPFIYLAGQITGVEGYVESAACGLLVGLIVGYKMKNQMFPFPPPETAFGALLKHLQTEQKRFQPSNIHFGLFPAIKKKLRKKERKKAYALRAQQYFNEWLNRYFI from the coding sequence ATGGCAGTACTTGTAGTTGGAGGTGGCTTGGCTGGGAGTGAGGCTGCATGGCAATTAGCTCGTTTAGGTATAGAAGTGGTTTTAATAGATATGAAGCCCAATAAATTTTCCTTAGCCCATAAGGAACCTTTTTTTGCTGAATTGGTTTGCTCTAATTCTTTTCGTTCCGAAGATTTAACTTCTGGCGTGGGATTATTAAAATGGGAAATGCGTCAATTAGAAAGCCTTGTTTTAGAGGCTGCTGATAAAACCAAGGTGCCTGCAGGCAAGGCTTTGGCTGTAGATAGAACACTTTTTTCTAAATATATTACCAAACAACTTGAAACCTCTCCTTTAATTCAAATTAAGACGTATGAACTAAAATCTTTGGACGATCCTTTTTTACAAGAATTTGATAGTGTAATTCTTGCAGTAGGGCCTTTGCCTTCAGAAGAATTAGCAAAAGAACTAAAAGTACTTTCAGGTGGAGAATTATATTTTTATGATGCGATAGCTCCTATAGTAAGTGCAGATTCTATAGATTTCTCTAAGGTTTTTTGGGCTTCTCGTTATAATCCTGAAGAAAAAGATTATTTAAATATTCCCCTTACCAAAGAGCAATACTTTGCGTTTATTGAAGAATTAAAAAATGCTAAAAAAGTTCAGCCTAAAGAGTTTGAAAAAGAATTACATTTTGAAGGGTGCTTACCTATAGAAGAAATGGTTGAAAGAGGCGACTTAACTTTGGCTTTTGGTCCTTTAAAGCCTGTTGGGTTAATAGATCCAAATACAGGTAAACAACCTTTTGCAGTGGTGCAGTTACGTCCAGAAAATAGGGAAAAAACAGCTTTTAATTTAGTCGGCTTCCAAACCAAACTTACTTATCCCGAACAGAAGCGAGTTTTTAGGATGTTGCCAGGTTTGGAACAGGCAGAGTTTTTACGTTTAGGAAGTATTCATAGAAATACGTTTGTGAATGCCCCTAGAGTTTTGAACCATGATCTTTCTTTGAAACAAAAGCCTTTTATTTATTTAGCTGGGCAGATAACAGGAGTAGAAGGTTATGTAGAATCTGCTGCCTGTGGTTTGTTAGTGGGTCTAATTGTTGGATATAAAATGAAAAACCAAATGTTTCCTTTTCCTCCTCCAGAAACAGCCTTTGGAGCTTTATTAAAGCACCTTCAAACTGAACAAAAACGTTTTCAACCCTCTAATATTCATTTTGGACTTTTCCCTGCCATAAAAAAGAAACTTAGAAAAAAAGAGCGTAAAAAAGCCTATGCTTTAAGAGCTCAACAGTATTTTAACGAATGGCTCAACAGGTACTTTATTTAG
- a CDS encoding secondary thiamine-phosphate synthase enzyme YjbQ, with the protein MQILEIRTTQREELKDITHLISQEIKKQNWQDGILTIFSPHTTGGITINEGADPSVAQDIIKTLKRVIPLNWDYSHLEGNSDAHIKTSLIGSSEQVIVSNGKIMLGTWQKIFFAEFDGPRNRKVWLQFIKN; encoded by the coding sequence ATGCAAATATTAGAAATAAGAACTACTCAAAGAGAAGAATTAAAAGATATCACTCATCTAATCTCACAAGAAATAAAAAAACAAAATTGGCAAGATGGAATTCTAACCATATTTAGCCCCCATACAACTGGGGGAATTACCATCAATGAAGGAGCAGATCCTTCTGTTGCTCAAGATATTATAAAAACATTAAAACGCGTCATCCCTTTAAACTGGGACTATAGCCACCTGGAAGGCAACTCTGACGCCCATATAAAAACATCGTTAATAGGCTCATCTGAACAAGTCATCGTATCAAATGGAAAAATTATGTTGGGGACTTGGCAAAAAATTTTTTTTGCGGAATTCGATGGGCCAAGAAACAGAAAAGTATGGCTTCAGTTTATAAAAAATTAA
- a CDS encoding PstS family phosphate ABC transporter substrate-binding protein produces the protein MKKLFFVMLSCFLFTVSAWAGSIQIKGSTTVLPIAQKVAEQFMKEYPNISISLSGGGSGNGIKALIDGTTDIADASRFIKQKEIERAVKNGRYPVPFAVAYDCIIPVVHPSNPISNLSLEQLKAIYTGKIRNWKEVGGPDRRIVVISRDTSSGTYEVWEKKVLHKARVYPGAQLQASNGAVAQAVAKNKYAIGYIGLGYLNKELKQVKVNGILGTPATALDGTYPVARALFMFTNGWPKGDVAKFIQYVINPYKGQKLVKEVGYIPLY, from the coding sequence ATGAAAAAATTATTTTTTGTTATGCTAAGTTGTTTTTTGTTCACTGTCTCTGCATGGGCAGGATCTATTCAAATTAAAGGTTCTACAACTGTTTTGCCAATTGCACAAAAAGTAGCAGAGCAATTTATGAAGGAATATCCTAACATAAGTATTTCTCTCTCTGGTGGAGGATCTGGCAATGGGATAAAAGCTTTAATTGATGGCACTACAGATATTGCAGATGCGTCTAGATTTATTAAACAAAAAGAAATTGAAAGAGCAGTAAAAAATGGCCGCTATCCAGTTCCTTTTGCAGTAGCCTATGACTGTATTATCCCTGTTGTGCATCCTTCTAATCCTATATCTAATTTGAGCCTTGAGCAGCTTAAGGCTATTTATACAGGTAAAATTAGAAATTGGAAAGAAGTTGGAGGTCCAGATAGAAGGATTGTTGTAATTTCTCGAGATACATCTTCTGGGACTTATGAAGTTTGGGAGAAAAAGGTTTTACATAAGGCTAGGGTTTATCCTGGTGCTCAATTACAGGCTTCTAATGGTGCTGTAGCTCAAGCAGTGGCTAAAAATAAATATGCTATTGGATATATAGGCTTAGGATATTTAAATAAGGAATTAAAGCAAGTTAAGGTGAACGGTATTTTGGGAACTCCTGCTACAGCTTTAGATGGAACTTATCCAGTAGCCAGAGCTCTTTTTATGTTTACTAATGGGTGGCCTAAGGGAGATGTGGCTAAATTTATTCAATATGTTATAAATCCCTACAAAGGACAAAAGTTAGTTAAAGAAGTTGGCTATATTCCTTTATATTAA
- the pstC gene encoding phosphate ABC transporter permease subunit PstC: MLSRKQKDNLIKGIFFGIALVSVVILGLIMFFLFKEGLPIFKYVSVKKFLFGNYWYPTSEPPDFGIFPLIVGSVLVTLLSSFIAVPLGIMTAIYLAEIASPKLRNIVKPVVELLAAMPSVVIGFFGMVVVAPFLQDYFDLATGLNLFNASLMLAFMSIPTICSISEDAIFSVPRELKEGSLALGATHWQTIVRVIIPASLSGIITSVILGMSRAIGETMVVLMVAGGAAMIPESIFDPVRPMPASIAAEMAEAPFRSEHYYALFAIGIVLFIFTLLFNMVADHISHKYRQVGVATL; encoded by the coding sequence ATGTTATCTAGAAAACAAAAAGACAATTTAATTAAAGGTATTTTTTTTGGGATTGCTTTGGTTTCTGTTGTAATTTTAGGTTTAATAATGTTTTTTTTGTTTAAAGAAGGTCTGCCTATTTTTAAATATGTTTCTGTAAAAAAGTTTTTGTTTGGAAATTATTGGTATCCTACTTCTGAGCCTCCTGATTTTGGCATTTTTCCTTTAATCGTAGGTTCTGTATTAGTAACCCTGCTTTCTTCTTTTATTGCAGTGCCATTAGGGATAATGACAGCTATTTATTTGGCAGAAATTGCCAGCCCTAAACTGCGTAATATTGTTAAACCTGTAGTAGAATTGTTAGCTGCAATGCCTTCTGTAGTAATTGGTTTTTTTGGTATGGTTGTGGTTGCTCCTTTTTTACAAGACTATTTTGATTTAGCTACAGGTTTAAATTTATTTAATGCCTCGTTAATGTTGGCATTTATGTCTATCCCTACTATTTGTAGCATTTCAGAAGATGCTATCTTTAGCGTTCCTAGAGAATTAAAAGAGGGTTCTTTAGCTCTTGGGGCTACGCATTGGCAGACAATTGTTAGAGTCATAATTCCTGCATCTTTATCAGGTATTATTACATCAGTAATTTTGGGAATGTCTAGAGCCATAGGAGAGACCATGGTAGTGTTGATGGTAGCAGGTGGAGCAGCAATGATTCCAGAAAGTATTTTTGACCCTGTGCGTCCTATGCCTGCTAGTATTGCCGCAGAAATGGCAGAAGCTCCTTTTAGAAGCGAACATTATTACGCTCTTTTTGCAATTGGTATTGTTTTATTTATTTTTACTTTATTATTTAATATGGTTGCAGATCACATTTCTCATAAATACAGACAAGTAGGGGTGGCAACTCTATAA